The following are encoded together in the Methylomonas methanica MC09 genome:
- a CDS encoding phosphatidate cytidylyltransferase has product MLVQRILTASVLAAVVVLAVLQLPAIYFSLFIAIVTFGAAWEWLSLTNVEKPSKKILFFVALIFPMLGVTYWTVFLELLGEAMEWPEVKDYSDALEWLVIAPVLFWILAMIVIRQSAAQLLTMEFKPRVKAFLGWLALLSAWMFLSKLRAYYGPGMVLYFLVLICAADISAYFVGKKWGKDKLAPEISPGKTVQGMYGALAAAVVCAIGLRLYYGLEALQSEDAALAILMTIDLLILSVLTVLVSIYGDLFFSLIKRQKGVKDSGSLLPGHGGILDRVDSIIAAAPFFYAGIVLIGRSVFA; this is encoded by the coding sequence ATGTTAGTACAACGCATTTTAACGGCATCGGTGTTAGCGGCTGTCGTCGTATTGGCGGTCTTGCAATTGCCTGCCATCTATTTTTCATTGTTTATCGCTATCGTTACCTTCGGCGCCGCTTGGGAATGGTTGTCACTGACCAATGTGGAAAAGCCGAGTAAAAAGATTTTGTTTTTTGTGGCGTTAATATTTCCGATGCTGGGCGTTACCTATTGGACGGTGTTTCTGGAATTATTGGGCGAAGCCATGGAGTGGCCGGAAGTCAAAGACTATTCCGACGCCCTGGAATGGCTGGTAATCGCACCGGTATTGTTTTGGATATTGGCTATGATAGTCATCAGGCAATCGGCTGCGCAATTATTGACCATGGAATTCAAGCCCCGTGTCAAAGCCTTTTTGGGCTGGCTGGCGTTGCTATCCGCCTGGATGTTCCTGAGCAAATTAAGAGCCTATTATGGTCCCGGCATGGTGCTGTACTTCCTGGTGTTAATTTGCGCGGCGGATATCAGCGCGTATTTTGTCGGAAAGAAATGGGGCAAGGATAAACTGGCGCCGGAAATCAGCCCCGGAAAAACCGTGCAAGGCATGTATGGCGCCCTGGCCGCGGCCGTGGTTTGCGCAATAGGCTTGCGCTTGTATTACGGTCTGGAAGCACTGCAATCCGAGGATGCGGCATTGGCTATTCTGATGACTATAGATTTACTGATACTCTCGGTTTTAACCGTATTGGTTTCCATATACGGCGATTTGTTTTTCAGTCTGATTAAACGGCAAAAAGGCGTTAAAGACAGTGGAAGCCTGCTGCCCGGTCACGGCGGTATTTTGGATAGAGTCGACAGCATCATTGCCGCCGCGCCATTTTTCTATGCCGGTATTGTACTGATCGGCCGGAGCGTATTCGCATGA
- the ispC gene encoding 1-deoxy-D-xylulose-5-phosphate reductoisomerase has protein sequence MKGICILGATGSIGVSTLDVVARHPDQYRVVALTANGNIDVLYEQCVAHRPEYAVVATESKAEEFKQRIAASPVADIKVLAGAEALAKVATLENVDAVMAAIVGAAGLLPTLAAAKAGKTVLLANKEALVMSGQIFMQAVSDSGAVLLPIDSEHNAIFQCMPAGYTPGHTAKQARRILLTASGGPFRKTPLETLPDMTPDQAVAHPKWDMGRKISVDSATMMNKGLELIEACLLFNMEPDQIQVVIHPQSIIHSMVDYVDGSVLAQMGNPDMRTPIAHAMAWPERFDSGVTPLDIFEVAHMDFERPDLQRFPCLRLAYEAIKAGGIMPTVLNAANEIAVEAFLNEEVKFTDIALIIERSMAQFKPDNADSLELVLQADRRARDVAKTVIGNLAA, from the coding sequence ATGAAGGGTATTTGCATTCTCGGTGCCACCGGCTCGATCGGCGTTAGCACTCTCGACGTGGTAGCCCGCCACCCGGATCAATATCGAGTAGTCGCGTTGACTGCCAACGGCAATATCGATGTATTGTACGAACAATGCGTCGCGCACCGTCCCGAATATGCGGTAGTGGCAACCGAAAGCAAAGCCGAAGAGTTCAAGCAGCGGATAGCGGCGTCCCCGGTTGCGGATATTAAAGTTTTGGCGGGTGCCGAAGCGTTGGCCAAGGTGGCGACTTTGGAGAATGTCGATGCGGTGATGGCGGCGATAGTCGGTGCCGCCGGCTTATTGCCGACTTTAGCGGCAGCCAAAGCCGGTAAAACCGTGTTGCTGGCCAACAAGGAGGCGTTGGTGATGTCCGGGCAAATCTTCATGCAGGCCGTAAGCGATTCCGGTGCCGTATTGTTGCCGATAGACAGCGAACACAATGCCATTTTTCAATGCATGCCTGCCGGCTATACCCCCGGCCATACGGCCAAACAGGCCCGCCGAATTTTGTTGACGGCATCCGGCGGCCCTTTCCGGAAAACGCCGCTGGAAACCTTGCCCGACATGACTCCGGATCAAGCGGTAGCGCATCCGAAATGGGACATGGGGCGGAAAATTTCGGTGGATTCGGCCACCATGATGAATAAAGGTTTGGAGCTGATTGAAGCCTGCCTGCTGTTCAATATGGAACCCGATCAGATTCAGGTGGTGATTCATCCGCAAAGTATCATCCATTCCATGGTCGATTATGTCGACGGTTCGGTATTGGCGCAAATGGGCAACCCCGACATGCGTACCCCGATCGCCCACGCCATGGCTTGGCCGGAACGTTTCGATTCCGGTGTGACGCCTTTGGATATTTTCGAAGTGGCCCATATGGATTTCGAACGGCCCGATCTGCAGCGCTTTCCTTGTTTAAGGCTGGCGTATGAAGCGATCAAAGCCGGCGGCATCATGCCGACCGTATTAAATGCGGCCAATGAAATCGCCGTGGAAGCGTTTTTAAATGAAGAAGTGAAATTCACCGATATTGCCCTCATCATCGAACGCAGTATGGCCCAGTTTAAACCGGACAATGCCGATAGCTTGGAGCTGGTTCTACAAGCAGACCGACGAGCGCGGGATGTAGCCAAAACCGTTATCGGAAACTTGGCGGCCTGA
- the rseP gene encoding RIP metalloprotease RseP: METLHTLFYFTVAIAVLVAFHELGHFWVARLTGVKVIRFSIGFGKKLWAYQKNPAQTEFVVSAIPLGGYVKMVDEREGEVAAADLPYAFNRQSVGVRTAIVAAGPLFNLILAVFLFWVVMVVGETGLKPILGPVATGTLAAEAGFQAGDQIISVNQKPTPTWAMALDELFSSAIDGQRDIVVDVITRDDQKQFRALVLTDDDVQSPEVLNERLGLKPFIPVIKPIIGKLMEDGPAKQAGLQTGDLILRADDQPIEDWQQWVDYIQAKPDVEINVTLERKDVQTQLKLTPRKEELPDGKVVGKIGAGVEIPEAMMRDLQVEYSLPPLEAIPVAFEKTWFYSLSTVKMIGKMFVGSASVKNLSGPISIAQYAGQSAEMGFTAFLKFLGLISVSLGVLNLLPVPVLDGGHLLFYAVEVIKGSPVSDRVQMVFQQMGMLVLMSLMALALFLDLDRLFQ; this comes from the coding sequence ATGGAAACCCTGCATACCCTGTTTTACTTCACCGTAGCCATTGCGGTGCTAGTGGCATTTCATGAGCTCGGCCATTTTTGGGTGGCGCGGCTGACAGGGGTCAAGGTGATTCGGTTTTCGATCGGCTTCGGTAAAAAACTCTGGGCCTACCAAAAAAATCCCGCACAAACCGAGTTCGTAGTGTCGGCCATACCCTTGGGCGGTTACGTCAAGATGGTCGACGAAAGGGAAGGCGAGGTTGCCGCGGCGGATTTACCCTATGCTTTCAACCGGCAATCGGTAGGCGTCAGGACGGCCATAGTGGCCGCCGGACCGCTGTTTAATTTAATCCTGGCGGTGTTTTTGTTTTGGGTAGTCATGGTGGTGGGCGAAACCGGCCTAAAACCCATTCTGGGCCCAGTCGCGACCGGCACCCTGGCTGCGGAAGCGGGGTTTCAAGCGGGCGACCAAATTATCAGCGTCAACCAAAAACCCACGCCTACCTGGGCCATGGCCTTGGATGAGTTGTTTTCATCGGCTATCGACGGCCAACGAGACATTGTGGTCGATGTGATAACCCGCGACGACCAGAAGCAATTTCGCGCGCTGGTGCTGACCGATGACGATGTGCAAAGCCCGGAAGTGTTGAACGAACGCCTGGGTTTAAAGCCCTTCATACCGGTCATTAAGCCGATAATCGGAAAACTGATGGAAGACGGTCCCGCCAAACAAGCGGGCTTGCAAACCGGCGATTTGATACTACGTGCTGACGATCAACCGATTGAGGATTGGCAGCAATGGGTCGACTACATTCAAGCCAAGCCGGATGTCGAGATTAATGTCACGCTGGAACGCAAGGATGTTCAAACCCAGCTCAAATTAACACCGCGTAAAGAGGAGCTGCCGGACGGCAAAGTGGTCGGAAAAATCGGCGCCGGGGTGGAGATACCCGAGGCGATGATGCGCGATTTGCAGGTAGAGTATTCGCTACCGCCCCTTGAAGCCATTCCGGTTGCATTCGAAAAAACCTGGTTTTATTCGCTAAGCACCGTAAAAATGATAGGCAAAATGTTTGTCGGTTCAGCTTCGGTGAAAAATTTGAGCGGCCCGATCAGTATTGCCCAATACGCCGGCCAGTCGGCTGAAATGGGCTTTACCGCCTTCCTGAAGTTTTTAGGTTTAATCAGTGTCAGCCTGGGTGTTTTGAATCTTTTGCCGGTACCCGTGCTGGACGGTGGTCATTTGCTGTTTTATGCGGTGGAAGTCATTAAGGGCAGCCCTGTTTCGGATAGAGTGCAAATGGTTTTTCAACAGATGGGCATGCTGGTGTTAATGTCTTTAATGGCACTGGCACTGTTCTTGGATTTGGATCGTTTATTTCAATAG
- a CDS encoding DsbC family protein produces MKKISGILLFAAAMLTVNNVSADEAAIKKALGEFIPGAQVDSVKPSEVKGLFEVIAGGNIFYASEDGRYLLQGQLFDAVEKKNITESKLANVRKAALDNVGEKNMIIFKPAASKHVVSVFTDIDCGYCRKLHSEIDQYLAKGITVRYLFFPRAGKGSESYSKAVSVWCAADRQKALTDAKKGDTLESKTCDNPVDQHMALGEAFGMSGTPMIVTEKGNILPGYVPAVQLAKILSNE; encoded by the coding sequence ATGAAAAAAATCTCTGGAATTTTATTGTTTGCGGCCGCCATGCTGACGGTCAATAACGTTTCCGCGGACGAAGCGGCAATTAAAAAAGCCTTAGGCGAATTCATTCCGGGCGCGCAAGTCGACTCCGTTAAACCCAGTGAAGTGAAGGGCTTGTTCGAGGTGATCGCCGGCGGCAACATTTTCTATGCTTCGGAAGATGGTCGCTATTTGTTGCAAGGCCAGTTGTTCGATGCCGTCGAAAAGAAAAACATCACCGAGAGCAAGCTGGCGAACGTACGCAAAGCAGCCTTGGATAATGTCGGCGAGAAAAACATGATTATCTTCAAGCCGGCGGCCAGCAAACATGTGGTTTCCGTGTTTACCGACATCGATTGCGGTTATTGCCGCAAATTGCATTCTGAAATTGATCAATATCTGGCGAAGGGGATTACCGTGCGTTATCTGTTCTTCCCACGGGCCGGCAAGGGTTCCGAGTCTTACTCCAAAGCCGTATCGGTCTGGTGCGCTGCCGATAGGCAAAAGGCCTTAACTGACGCCAAAAAAGGCGATACCTTGGAATCCAAAACCTGCGACAACCCGGTCGATCAACATATGGCCTTGGGCGAGGCGTTCGGCATGAGCGGTACGCCGATGATCGTCACCGAGAAAGGTAATATTCTGCCGGGTTATGTGCCTGCGGTGCAGTTGGCAAAAATTTTGAGCAACGAATAA